The following proteins come from a genomic window of Coffea arabica cultivar ET-39 chromosome 11c, Coffea Arabica ET-39 HiFi, whole genome shotgun sequence:
- the LOC113716911 gene encoding teosinte glume architecture 1-like: MESSSLTGSSKRAKAPGNVTQMAHCLVDGCNADLSQCRDYHRRHKVCEHHSKASKVTIGGRELRFCQQCSRFHSLGEFDEGKRSCRKRLDGHNRRRRKPQAELSRNSGMLFPSQQGSSRLLSFGTPQIFPSAVVSSSWSGVVKPENDVVLYCQSNTNYIDRQNAFPESVHDYKGVNQFQFIQSTPRTLPETSICQPLLDPDSASGHNNSSQKIFSDGLNQVINSDRALSLLSSAPAVTREIGFSHMVQPDSISQAQSLVHNLQYGSPGQFPYAQEIENKPVISESDSRVSNNATLHFQEMFQNGPEESSTSGGSQQTLTFLWE; this comes from the exons ATGGAATCATCGTCATTGACGGGATCATCGAAGAGGGCCAAAGCACCTGGGAATGTGACCCAAATGGCTCACTGCTTGGTTGATGGATGTAATGCTGACCTTAGCCAATGTCGAGATTATCATCGCCGCCATAAAGTCTGTGAGCATCACTCTAAGGCCTCAAAAGTCACAATTGGGGGTCGTGAGCTACGGTTTTGTCAACAATGCAGCAG GTTTCATTCTTTAGGGGAGTTTGATGAAGGAAAAAGGAGCTGCAGAAAACGTCTTGATGGCCATAATAGGAGGCGAAGGAAGCCTCAGGCAGAACTTTCCAGAAACTCTGGAATGCTTTTTCCAAGTCAACAAG GTAGTAGTAGGCTTCTGTCATTTGGTACACCTCAAATATTTCCAAGTGCTGTGGTGAGTTCCAGCTGGAGTGGTGTTGTCAAACCTGAGAACGATGTGGTGCTGTACTGCCAATCAAACACAAATTACATAGACAGGCAAAACGCGTTCCCAGAGTCGGTTCATGACTACAAAGGAGTGAACCAGTTTCAATTCATTCAAAGCACGCCCCGCACTCTTCCTGAAACTTCCATCTGCCAACCGCTTCTTGATCCTGATTCTGCATCAGGACATAATAATAGCAGCCAAAAGATCTTTTCCGATGGTTTGAATCAAGTTATCAATTCTGATCGTGCTCTCTCTCTTCTGTCATCTGCACCCGCCGTAACTAGGGAGATTGGTTTTAGCCACATGGTGCAGCCTGACTCCATTTCCCAGGCACAGTCCTTAGTACACAATTTGCAGTACGGCAGTCCAGGCCAGTTTCCATATGCTCAGGAAATAGAAAACAAGCCAGTAATTTCTGAATCAGATTCCCGAGTGAGCAACAATGCCACCCTTCATTTCCAGGAAATGTTTCAGAATGGACCTGAAGAGTCATCTACAAGTGGTGGATCTCAGCAGACTCTAACATTCCTGTGGGAGTAG
- the LOC113716860 gene encoding probable DNA primase large subunit, whose protein sequence is MEGLRSHRKPAEADDVVPTLPLYLSAPALQVRLEDFELYAVDRLRVLKEISDGLSRGKKSDEMENLVRELWKLHMSHPHASEVVNKDIISHFVLRLVYCRTEELRKWFLSMETSLFRYRFRSETHEAQRALMAEFHLPYKTVTSAEYENVKDKLSQVARSTGQSLSSGDGIFYKVPFEEVPELVAGRRVYIQKGQAYVAMNQVVSLVVTQFRFLLSKALVLTNRKWTTMIREQEKDRLTPLVESLSSSYLGPDYSQPREFTEISLKDIDQVAKSSFPLCMRHLFEKLREDHHLKHGGRMQLGLFLKGVGLKLDDALAFWKAEFSRKFGAERFDKEYAYSIRHNYGKEGKRTDYTPYSCQKIISSMPGVGDHHGCPYRHFSEENLRAALGRMGVGSRALEDVMEKVRNKHYQLACTLTFEAVHGTSYVAGINHPNQYFSDSKKTLESRNNANTA, encoded by the exons atggaagggcTAAGATCTCATAGGAAGCCCGCCGAAGCAGACGACGTCGTCCCTACCCTGCCTCTTTACCTGTCGGCGCCTGCTCTCCAAGTTCGACTGGAAGATTTCGAGCTTTATGCCGTGGATCGCCTCAGAG TTCTAAAAGAGATTTCGGATGGACTATCGCGTGGAAAGAAGTCTGATGAAATGGAAAACTTG GTACGTGAGTTGTGGAAGTTGCATATGAGCCATCCGCATGCCTCTGAAGTTGTCAACAAGGACATAATCTCCCATTTTGTCCTTCGTTTGGTCTACTGTAGAAC GGAAGAGTTGAGAAAATGGTTTCTTTCCATGGAGACTTCATTGTTTCGCTACCGTTTTCGGTCTGAAACTCATGAAGCCCAG AGGGCACTGATGGCAGAATTTCATCTCCCTTACAAAACTGTGACCAGCGCCGAATATGAG AATGTGAAAGATAAACTGAGCCAAGTTGCGCGTTCAACTGGTCAATCCCTGTCAAGTG GTGATGGTATATTCTACAAG GTGCCATTTGAAGAAGTGCCCGAGCTTGTGGCAGGCCGCCGAGTATATATTCAAAAAGGCCAAGCGTATGTTGCAATGAATCAG GTGGTATCTCTTGTTGTTACACAGTTTCGCTTTCTTCTTTCGAAGGCACTTGTGTTGACAAACAG AAAATGGACAACGATGATCAGAGAACAAGAAAAAGATCGTTTGACGCCT CTCGTTGAATCCTTATCCTCGAGTTATTTGGGTCCGGATTATAGTCAG CCAAGAGAATTTACAGAAATTTCTTTAAAAGATATTGACCAAGTGGCTAAGAGTTCTTTTCCCTTGTGCATGCGTCATCTGTTTGAGAAG TTGAGAGAGGATCACCATCTGAAGCATGGAGGCAGAATGCAGTTGGGTTTATTTCTCAAG GGTGTTGGACTGAAGTTAGACGATGCTCTTGCATTCTGGAAAGCAGAATTCTCAAGAAAA TTTGGTGCTGAAAGATTTGACAAAGAATATGCATACAGCATACGCCACAATTACGGAAAAGAAGGGAAGAGAACA GATTATACTCCCTATTCGTGCCAAAAAATTATCTCTTCGATGCCTGGTGTTGGAGATCATCATGGTTGTCCATATCGTCATTTCAG TGAAGAGAATTTGAGAGCTGCCCTTGGAAGGATGGGAGTAGGCAGTCGTGCACTAGAGGATGTAATGGAAAAAGTGCGAAATAAACATTACCAG TTGGCATGTACTTTGACATTTGAGGCTGTTCACGGCACATCTTATGTTGCTGGGATTAATCATCCAAACCAGTACTTCAGTGACAGTAAAAAGACCTTAGAGTCGAGG AACAATGCCAATACCGCATAA
- the LOC113716861 gene encoding uncharacterized protein, translated as MALPLGKLTIIVGAGVVGSVLAKEGRISDVSDFFSGALKVVLRQLRHDESTTSKPKPQNDSLMQQVNSLREELQLLASNRSITIVTSSGGSASGRYGVIVIVIVVGYGCIWWKGWKLSDMMFATRRSLSDACSSVSKQLESVYSAISATKRHLSSRIDGVDSKIDECAGNTSATKEEVSKLRGDLRLMGADVQSVHHVVRSLETKISKIEGKQGETLFGVGRLVSFVKNLEHSRTLDPIEGTLPSSSRPALEKQQITPSRAVSLPSNCSVEAPSSSSSNGPSKRPLQGGVLDSGLKLHGMPNGVEMSSKRSSQISNDVPVSEVANESSGSGIFGLKSSGGAFNMVRRSCSAKLSFNI; from the exons ATGGCCCTACCTCTCGGCAAGCTAACTATCATCGTTGGTGCAG GCGTTGTCGGATCAGTTTTAGCTAAAGAAGGGCGAATATCAGATGTCTCTGACTTCTTTTCAGGTGCCTTGAAG GTTGTTCTGAGGCAACTTAGACATGATGAATCTACCACTTCAAAGCCCAAACCACAGAATGATTCTCTCATGCAACAG GTTAATAGCCTTCGAGAGGAGCTGCAACTTTTGGCTTCAAATAGATCAATTACAATTGTGACATCAAGTGGTGGCTCTG CTTCTGGCAGATATGGTGTAATTGTGATTGTTATAGTGGTTGGATATGGCTGTATATGGTGGAAG GGTTGGAAACTCTCTGATATGATGTTTGCAACCAGACGCAGTTTGTCTGATGCGTGTTCTAGTGTATCCAAACAACTTGAGAGTGTCTATTCTGCAATTTCT GCCACTAAGCGCCATTTGTCTTCGAGAATTGATGGTGTGGATAGTAAAATTGATGAATGTGCGGGTAATACATCTGCCACAAAAGAAGAG GTGTCTAAACTACGAGGGGACCTGAGATTGATGGGTGCCGATGTACAGTCAGTTCACCATGTAGTCCGATCCCTG GAAACAAAAATCAGCAAGATAGAAGGGAAACAG GGTGAAACACTCTTCGGGGTTGGCAGATTGGTTTCATTTGTGAAGAATCTAGAACATAGCAGAACCTTGGATCCTATTGAG GGTACATTGCCAAGTTCATCTCGGCCAGCTCTTGAAAAGCAGCAAATAACTCCATCTAGG GCTGTGTCATTGCCTTCTAATTGTTCAGTGGAAGCGCCATCGTCATCTTCGTCTAATGGGCCCAGCAAG CGTCCTTTGCAAGGTGGTGTCTTAGACTCGGGCTTGAAG CTGCATGGAATGCCAAATGGAGTTGAAATGTCCAGCAAAAGGAGTTCTCAGATTTCCAATGACGTTCCTGTCTCAGAAGTGGCAAACGAGTCTTCTGGTTCTGGTATCTTCGGCCTAAAGTCTTCTGGCGGTGCTTTTAATATGGTGAGAAGAAGCTGCAGCGCgaagctttcattcaatatttaa